A segment of the Candidatus Izimaplasma bacterium HR1 genome:
TTGATGAAATTAACACTGAAATATTAAATGACATGGACATTGCTGCTTCAGTATATAGTGACAATGGTGTTTATTTAGAATTAGTATTTGATCAAATAATGATCGAACAACCTTTAGTTGAAAACGTATTGTTAGACCTTACATATAATGGTGGAGGTAACATTGGTGCATTATACAGAGTCTTAGGATTCATTACTGATGAACCTTATGGAGTTAGTAAAATTGATCGTGACACATATGGTTATTCAACATCATACGTTTCTATCGATAGTGGTATTCCTTCATATGCACATTTAAAATGGAGTCTATTAACTACTCAAGTTACTTATAGTGCTGCTAATGAATTAGTCGCAATCTTTATTACTGAAGACTTAGGAGATATCATCGGAATGAAAACTGGTGGTGGAGCTTGCTCAATTACTCCAGTCTTATTACCAAGTGGTACTGCATTCACAATGAGTTCTAACTCAATTGGAGCTACTCGTACAGGTTCAGGGACAGTGGAAGATCCATATGAGTATCATAATACTGAGTTTGGTTTTGAACCAGATTATGCATTAACTCTAAATGTTATTTATGATGAAGCTACATTATTAGCTATCATAAATCCAGCAGTCGAATAACAAACTTAAAAACACTTCAAATTTTGAAGTGTTTTTTTATTTACTAAGCATTAATTCCATCATATAAAGTCTTCTTGTTAAGGTTTTAAACCTGTGTTAAAATATTGATAATTGGGAGGTACTCTTATGATTACTAAAGTAGAAAATAAAAAACAACTAAAACAATTTATCCATTACATCAAGGACCTATATAAGAATGACCCACACATGGTTTATCCAATCTTTAGTGTTCTTACCAAAGAATTAACAAAAGAAGTCTTAGAAACGAAAAAATACACTGCTATTCTATCATTACAGGACGGTGAGATTAAAGGACGACTTCTTTACACAATAGATGAATCAAAAAAGAAAGATATGGATATTGGTTACTTCTCATATTTTGATTGTGTAAACGATGAAAAGATAGCTAATGAGTTATTTGATTATTGCTTAAAAGATTTAAAAAGTCAAAATATCAATTACTTAGAAGGAACCTTTACACCATACGATCCCGATAATAGAAGAGGTGTTTTAATAAAAGGATTTGATTCAGATCCAATTATATTTACTACATATAACTACGAGTATTATGGCGAGCTATTAGAAAAAGTCGGATTAACAAAAGCAATCGACACAGTATTACTTAATGCTGAAGTTGGAGATGCATCACGAAAAAGATTAAATACATTTTCTAAATTCTTTAATCGTTCTCATGATGTAAGAGTAGATTCTCTTGATTATAAGAACTTTGATAGAGATATTGATGATGTTCATGAAATATTAATTAAGGCAACAACAGATATTGTATATCAAGATGCACCATCGATTGATTTAATAAGAGATGTTGCAAAGCAAATGAAATTATTTATTAATCCTGATTTTGTCAGAATTGCTCGTGAAAATAAAACAAATAAACCAGTAGGATTCTGTTTTGTTTTACCAGATTTTAATCAAATATTTAAGAAAACAAAAGGACATATTAGACCAATAAGAATGTTGTTAGGTAAGAAAAAGATAACTAGAGCACGAGGAATGATGCAGTATATCGTTCCTGAATATCAAAATACCGGTTTAATCGCTCATATATATCAAACATTGTTTAATGTCTTTGTTGAACAAGGATACACCCATTTTGAAGGTGGAACAATGATGGAGGATAATCCAAAACCAATAAACGCTTTTAAAAAGTTTGGTGGAGAAATCATTAAAATTTACCGTATTTACGGAAGGGAGTTTTAATAATGGCAATTGTTTGGTTACTTGTACAAGTTATCGCAATCTTTTTAGTACCAGTATTAATTATTAAGTATCACAATATGTTTATCACAAGATGGATTGGAACAATCGGTAGTGCATATTTATTTGGAATATTAGTCGCAATCTTTATGTTTGTTTTAAACAAACTAGGTTTAGATGCTTCTGTAAATAAAGATTTAGGAGAAATTGGTTCTCATTTAGCAATTAGTATCGCAATTCCCTTATTACTCTTTAGTGCAAATCTTAAAGAGGTAAGGAAACTTTCAAAAACGGTTTTAAAATCATTTGGTTCATTAATTCTTAGTGCCATAATTGTTTCTTCTATAGTTTATTACGTTTACGCGAAAACAATTACTAACGGAGCTGAATTGAGTGGTATGGCAATTGGATTGTATACTGGGGGTACACCTAACTTGAACGCTATTGGTAACTTCTTTAGGGGTAATGGTGTTGGCTCAGTAATTATCTCATCTGCCAATTTATCAGATATGATAATTGGAGCTATATTCTACATATTTTTACTGGTTCTATGTAAACCTTTATTATCTAAATTCTTACGAAAAAGAGATGAAGATATTTACATTACAAATTCATCAGAATTTAAAAATACTGATGAATTAGATATCAAATCATTCAAATTCTCTAAAAAATTACTAAATAGAATTCTATTAGCATTTGGAATTACTGTTTTAGGAGCAGGTATTGGCTTTTTAATCTTTACCTTAAAAGACGATACTAACGCTAAAATGACAGACTTCTTAGTCCCAGCAATGATGATGACTGTAACGATTCTTGGGATAGTGTTCTCGTTTAATAAAAAAATTAGAGAGACAAAAGGAATGAATGTTGTTGGGCAATACGGAATATTAGTTTTCAGTTTTGCCTTAGCTAGTAGTTTAGATTTAAGTTTATTAACAGGAATCATTGGTGATACTTTGATCCTTTATGGTTCAATAACAATTGGGGTATTTATTCTTCATGTTCTCTTTAGTAAACTAATGAATATAGATGTTGATTGTACAATGGTTACTTTAACTGCTGGATTATACGGACCAGCATTTGTACCAGCAATTACAAAACAAATTAAAAATGATGATCTTACAGTTCCTGGTTTAATTACCGGAAGTATTGGTTATGCGATAGGTACTTTCCTCGGAATTGCCCTAGTATATCTCTATTTACTCTAAAACATGTAAAGGGTTTCTATATTACAAAAATGGCTTTGCTACTATAATATGTAGTGATGCCTTTTTTATATCAATAAAAGGTTATAGTACGGTTCTAGTAAAAACCCTTTCAATATTATAAAATAAGTAAGTAAAGTTATACCTTTGAGGTGAAAGAAATGAAACTTAGAAAATTAATATTAACAATCCTATTTACAATAGTTGCAATATTCGCAATAGATACAAGTAGTGTATTTGCTAGTACTGCAAATAAATTAGTTATTCATTATCATCGATATGATGATAATTATTCAGATTGGGATATGTGGTTATGGCCAAGTGGTAGTGACGGTTCTGATTATGCTTTTAATGGTTCTGACACATTTGGTGCTACAGCTGATATCACATTATCAGGTACAAATCTTGATACTGCAGACAGTATCGGGATATTAATTAAAGATGATTCAAGTGGTTCGTGGGTTAAAGATTTTGATAGTGATAGATTTATTGATATGACTAATCCTAACGGTTCTGGAGAAGTACATGTTTACTTCTTACAAGGTGAAGAGTTCTTTAGTTATGTAAGTGAAGATCAAGCAGGATGTAATCCGCTTGTTCCTGATCCGGATTTATGTGCTATAGATTTATCTAATAAATTGATTAAAGCCTATATTAATGAGGAACTCAAGGTAGAGTTCTTATCAGGTGAAGTAGTTACAAGTGCTGATATTACAATTTATGAGAATGAAGTTTCAGTTCCTTTTACTGGTTTTACTAGTGGAGAAAATGGGCAATTAACATTAACTGATGGTTTTGATATTACCGCAAATTACGGAATTGAAATTGATTATGATGGTGAACCAACTACCAAACTTTTAGGTAGAGATTTTAACTATGATTCAACTGCGTTTGTAAGTAACTTTGCTTATGATGGTAGTCTTGGGTATATCTATACACCTGTAGAGACTACATTCAAAGTATGGGCCCCTTTATCGAACGAAGTAGAATTGAATTTATATAATGTCGGGCATACAACATCACAACGTTCTTCAGATGGAGAAAATACACCTTATGAAGAACATAGTTTAACGTATTTAGAAAAAGGTGTTTGGCAAGTTACCATTACCGGTGATTTAGATGGTAAGTACTATACATACGATATTAATAACTCTGGTAATGAAACAACAAATATACAAGACCCATATGGAGTAAGTTTCGGTTTAAACGGACAACGTTCAATGGTCTTAGATTTAGATGCTACTGATCCTCTAGGTTGGGGCTCAGATAGTGGTATTGATGGTTATACAAATCCTAATGAAGCAATTATATATGAACTGCACGTCAGAGACTTAACTAGTGCTACTTCATGGGGTGGACCAAGTGAATACGCTGGGACATACATGGGATTAACAGTAGAGGGAACGACTTATACACATCCAACTACTGGAGTAACTGTAAGTACTGGTTTAGATCATCTAATTGAATTAGGAATTACTCATTTACACTTATTACCAACTTATGATCAAGATGGTTGGAATAATGAAACTGATTTTGAATTTAACTGGGGATATAATCCACAACATTTTAATTCACCAGAAGGTGGATATGCTACAGACCCATTTGATGGGGCTGTAAGGGTAAATGAATATAAACAAATGGTTATGGCATTACATGAAAATGGAATAAATGTTATAAACGATGTTGTATATAACCACGTCGCAGACGGTGGTGGATTTAGTTTAAATCGTTTTGTTCCTTACTACTTCTCAAGAATTAATAATGATGGTAGTTGGAGTAACGGTACTGGTGTAGGAAATGAAACAGCCACAGAACGATATATGGTTAATAAATTCATTGTTGATAGTACAGTTTACTGGGCAGAAGAATTCCATATTGATGGATTTAGATTTGACCTTATGGCTGTTCATGATTATGAAAATATGAATAACGTAGCTGATGCAGTTGAAGCTGTAGATCCTGATATCTTTGTTTACGGAGAACCTTGGGGTGGAGGAACTATTAAGTTAGATTACAACCTTCAAGCCGGGAAGAATAACCTTTACAATATGCCAGAAATTGCTGCCTTTAACGATATCTTTAGAAACGCACTAAAAGGGTCTCCTGACGGTAACGATAAAGGATATGTATCTAGTGGTTACGGAACATCTGATGTTATTAACGGAATTAAAGGTAACTCATTTGGGATGAATAGTTCCCAATCAATTAACTATGTAAGTGCTCATGATAATCTAACGCTCTATGATAAGTTAGTAAGAGCTAATGGTTACGGAAATGATTTTAGTTATCACCAAGATGTTGATTACCAATCACGACTAGCAAACAGTATTGTTCTCTTTAGTCAAGGGATTCCATTCCTTCATGCTGGAGTTGATTTCCTAAGAACAAAAGGTGGAGAACACAATAGTTATAATGCTAGTGATTTAGTAAACCAATTAAGTTATGTTAAAAAAGCAAATAATATAGAAACTTTCAACTACTATAAAGGAATCATTGAAATAAGAAAGCAATTT
Coding sequences within it:
- the pulA gene encoding Pullulanase precursor, which encodes MKLRKLILTILFTIVAIFAIDTSSVFASTANKLVIHYHRYDDNYSDWDMWLWPSGSDGSDYAFNGSDTFGATADITLSGTNLDTADSIGILIKDDSSGSWVKDFDSDRFIDMTNPNGSGEVHVYFLQGEEFFSYVSEDQAGCNPLVPDPDLCAIDLSNKLIKAYINEELKVEFLSGEVVTSADITIYENEVSVPFTGFTSGENGQLTLTDGFDITANYGIEIDYDGEPTTKLLGRDFNYDSTAFVSNFAYDGSLGYIYTPVETTFKVWAPLSNEVELNLYNVGHTTSQRSSDGENTPYEEHSLTYLEKGVWQVTITGDLDGKYYTYDINNSGNETTNIQDPYGVSFGLNGQRSMVLDLDATDPLGWGSDSGIDGYTNPNEAIIYELHVRDLTSATSWGGPSEYAGTYMGLTVEGTTYTHPTTGVTVSTGLDHLIELGITHLHLLPTYDQDGWNNETDFEFNWGYNPQHFNSPEGGYATDPFDGAVRVNEYKQMVMALHENGINVINDVVYNHVADGGGFSLNRFVPYYFSRINNDGSWSNGTGVGNETATERYMVNKFIVDSTVYWAEEFHIDGFRFDLMAVHDYENMNNVADAVEAVDPDIFVYGEPWGGGTIKLDYNLQAGKNNLYNMPEIAAFNDIFRNALKGSPDGNDKGYVSSGYGTSDVINGIKGNSFGMNSSQSINYVSAHDNLTLYDKLVRANGYGNDFSYHQDVDYQSRLANSIVLFSQGIPFLHAGVDFLRTKGGEHNSYNASDLVNQLSYVKKANNIETFNYYKGIIEIRKQFDSFKMVERTDINSHLSFLNPPGYGLIGYNLTKNDENILVYHNSANQQNDISLPSGAWTLLSDRDEAGLTGLGTYQTRYPIEESETLVFVEGNVEDVIPSPHHLPVITSSVGTIYDTGIFSLKSNTDIYSYSLNGGDFITVVTPSTTVQISDLEPGDYEIVMKDAYGSVSTPYTLRVLEFIDDTPLVCDDGFHNENEVCVADPEPLVCDDDQTELNGECVDLPKPIVCLDGETVEDGECVKVSTGCFGGIASNNSLFILGFSFIGFASILFLIRKNK